One window of the Arthrobacter sp. D5-1 genome contains the following:
- a CDS encoding pyridoxamine 5'-phosphate oxidase family protein, whose amino-acid sequence METDERPGTVLTEADSWKVLERNQHGRLAVSVLGEPDIYPLNFVAHNQRLLLRTNPGTKLAELTVNEKVAFEVEEIVDAEAWSVVLKGTARVIESQSEIDEADKLPLKPWIPTRKYTYVEITPTRVHGRHFELGDEPERY is encoded by the coding sequence ATGGAAACCGACGAACGCCCTGGAACCGTCCTCACCGAAGCCGACTCATGGAAGGTCCTGGAACGTAACCAGCATGGTCGCTTGGCTGTCAGCGTCCTGGGTGAACCGGACATCTACCCACTGAATTTCGTCGCCCACAACCAGCGGCTGCTGCTCAGGACGAACCCGGGAACAAAGCTCGCCGAACTGACCGTCAATGAGAAGGTCGCCTTCGAAGTTGAGGAGATCGTCGACGCCGAAGCCTGGAGTGTTGTCCTTAAGGGGACTGCCAGGGTGATCGAATCGCAGTCGGAGATCGACGAAGCGGACAAGCTTCCCCTGAAGCCTTGGATTCCGACGCGCAAATACACCTATGTGGAGATCACTCCCACCCGGGTCCATGGCCGCCACTTTGAACTCGGTGACGAGCCGGAGCGGTACTGA
- the pta gene encoding phosphate acetyltransferase, whose amino-acid sequence MVQGVYVLSTAPESGKSLVVLGLADALHRRTGRLGFYRPIVNGTDPAHDPLLRMLRRRYKVESVRCRGGMTLADARAALAAGREDEVVSRALEEYGRIAEECDVVVVDGSDLRGPDAGREFDLNAHLANNLGLPVLAVIGAQGLRPRETAQAVADASRQLEAARCAVLSVVVNRARPAGIDTVRAVRAATGSRPSYVIPEVPEISAPTVADVAMSLSLERLSGSAELDRDVGSVQVSAMNVENFLRVLEPGSLVIVPGDRADIVMACMASALSPELPTPSGVILTDGLVPASYVLPMVAHAPFPVFAETADTYTTAQRVSHVRSEIHTGESRRVAAALGIWARSIDEKELLERLALPRPATMTPLRFLNDLVERARQQKKRIVLAEGTDSRVLRAAEILRRRDVCHVSLLGNPSAVRELAEAEGIEVGGITIVDPAHSPLRERFAMEYQRLRAHKGVILERAREVMLDGAYFGTMMVHLGEADGMVSGAAHTTANTIRPALEFMKSQHGNGLVSSVFFMLFPDRVLVYGDCAVVPDPTDRQLADIALASATTAAQFGVEPRVAMLSYSTGVSGAGTSVDKVKRATDMVAAARPDLAVDGPIQYDAAVDAAIASSKLPSSAVAGRATVLVFPDLNTGNNTYKAVEQSSGAVAVGPILQGLRKPINDLSRGSTIEDIINTVAITAVQAQG is encoded by the coding sequence ATGGTCCAAGGCGTTTATGTTCTGTCCACTGCACCGGAATCAGGGAAGTCACTCGTGGTCCTGGGCTTGGCTGACGCGTTGCACCGCAGAACAGGCCGTCTGGGTTTCTACCGGCCAATCGTGAACGGAACAGATCCTGCCCACGACCCGCTGCTCCGGATGCTTCGCAGGCGGTACAAGGTGGAGTCAGTCCGCTGCAGGGGCGGAATGACGTTGGCTGATGCCCGGGCAGCGCTGGCGGCAGGCCGTGAGGACGAGGTTGTTTCCCGGGCGCTCGAGGAGTATGGACGCATCGCCGAAGAATGTGACGTGGTTGTGGTGGACGGTTCGGACCTGAGGGGCCCGGACGCCGGCAGGGAGTTCGACCTGAACGCTCATTTGGCCAACAATCTAGGCCTGCCGGTTCTCGCTGTCATCGGGGCCCAGGGCTTGCGTCCTCGGGAGACCGCACAGGCTGTGGCGGACGCGTCACGGCAGCTCGAGGCAGCCAGATGCGCGGTGTTGTCCGTCGTGGTTAACCGCGCCCGGCCAGCAGGCATCGACACAGTCCGGGCCGTTAGGGCAGCTACGGGAAGCCGTCCAAGCTATGTGATTCCCGAGGTTCCTGAGATATCGGCGCCCACGGTGGCCGATGTGGCGATGTCATTGTCACTTGAACGACTCTCGGGCAGCGCAGAGCTGGACCGGGACGTGGGCAGCGTGCAAGTGTCCGCTATGAACGTGGAGAACTTCCTGCGGGTACTTGAGCCCGGGAGCCTGGTGATTGTTCCCGGGGATCGCGCTGACATCGTCATGGCTTGCATGGCCTCGGCCTTGTCACCGGAGCTGCCCACACCGTCCGGAGTCATCCTGACCGATGGCCTGGTCCCTGCCAGCTACGTGCTGCCTATGGTGGCACATGCGCCATTCCCCGTGTTCGCTGAAACTGCGGATACCTACACTACAGCTCAACGGGTCTCGCACGTCCGCAGCGAGATCCATACCGGAGAAAGCCGCCGGGTGGCCGCCGCTCTGGGCATCTGGGCTCGCTCCATTGACGAAAAGGAGCTGCTGGAACGTCTGGCGCTCCCGCGTCCGGCGACCATGACGCCGCTGCGCTTCCTCAATGACCTCGTGGAACGCGCCCGCCAGCAGAAGAAACGTATCGTTCTGGCTGAGGGCACAGATAGCCGGGTGTTGCGTGCGGCGGAGATTTTGCGTCGCCGGGATGTGTGCCACGTATCGCTTCTCGGGAACCCCTCTGCGGTCCGGGAGCTTGCCGAAGCCGAGGGCATCGAGGTGGGTGGCATCACCATCGTCGACCCCGCCCATTCGCCATTACGTGAGCGATTCGCGATGGAATATCAGCGCTTGCGTGCCCACAAAGGCGTGATCCTGGAACGGGCCAGGGAAGTCATGCTCGACGGCGCCTATTTTGGCACCATGATGGTCCACCTGGGTGAGGCCGACGGGATGGTCTCCGGAGCAGCGCACACCACGGCCAACACAATCCGGCCGGCGTTGGAGTTCATGAAGAGCCAGCATGGCAACGGACTGGTGTCCTCGGTGTTCTTTATGCTTTTTCCTGACCGCGTGCTGGTGTACGGGGATTGCGCCGTGGTGCCGGATCCAACGGACCGGCAACTGGCGGACATTGCGCTCGCATCGGCGACGACGGCGGCGCAGTTCGGCGTAGAGCCCAGGGTGGCTATGTTGTCGTACTCTACTGGCGTATCCGGCGCCGGAACGTCGGTGGATAAGGTCAAGCGTGCCACGGACATGGTGGCGGCTGCCCGGCCGGACCTTGCGGTGGACGGGCCCATACAATACGACGCCGCGGTGGATGCGGCCATCGCGAGTTCAAAACTGCCGTCCTCTGCTGTCGCGGGAAGGGCGACAGTCCTTGTCTTCCCTGACCTGAACACAGGCAACAAC